A single Thunnus thynnus chromosome 6, fThuThy2.1, whole genome shotgun sequence DNA region contains:
- the ttpal gene encoding alpha-tocopherol transfer protein-like isoform X1, translating into MLIKVACVCPRGLMLNAFSVSPSQSMADQHESIDLRSPADPPAAAEHSWFPGPPPPIYSCSLTPELVAKAREELQEKPEWRLRDVQALRDMILKEQPNLRTRLDDAFLLRFLRARKFDYDRALQLLLNYHAGRKAWPEVFQDLKPSTVKHVLDLGFLTVLPQPDPNGRYILCLRPGKWKPNDYPFVDNVRAIYLTLEKLIQPEETQVNGIVILADYTGVGMSQASNPGPFLAKKVVSILQDGFPIRIKAVNIINEPRIFKGIFAIIKPFLKEKMAERYILHGSDLRSLHRSIPRSVLPEEYGGTAGQLDMGAWSRLLLDCEEEFIVEFCQPDPLEGVVLPDSMLFEGEQASGQDDDIFRGLRSQLYYCY; encoded by the exons ATGCTTATAAAAGTCGCCTGTGTCTGTCCTAGAGGGTTAATGTTAAACGCATTTTCGG TTTCACCCAGTCAGTCCATGGCCGATCAGCATGAGTCCATCGATCTCAGGTCTCCAGCGGaccctccagcagctgcagaacACAGCTGGTTCCCTGGACCCCCTCCTCCCATCTACTCCTGCAGTCTGACCCCTGAGCTGGTGGCCAAGGCACGGGAGGAGCTCCAGGAGAAACCAGAATGGCGTCTCCGAGATGTCCAAGCACTGAGAGACATGATACtgaag GAACAACCCAATCTCAGGACGAGGCTGGACGACGCCTTCCTCCTGCGCTTCCTGCGGGCCAGGAAGTTTGACTACGACCGGgccctgcagctgctgctcaaTTACCATGCGGGACGTAAGGCCTGGCCAGAGGTGTTCCAGGACCTGAAGCCGTCCACGGTGAAACACGTCCTGGACCTGGGCTTCCTCACGGTCCTGCCTCAGCCGGACCCCAACGGAAGATACATCCTCTGTCTCCGTCCGG GAAAATGGAAGCCGAATGATTATCCGTTTGTCGACAATGTGAGGGCCATTTATCTGACTCTGGAGAAGCTGATCCAGCCGGAGGAAACTCAAGTGAACGGTATCGTCATTTTAGCTGACTACACCGGAGTGGGCATGTCACAAGCATCCAATCCAGGCCCATTCCTTGCCAAAAAAGTTGTGAGCATCCTCCAG GATGGGTTTCCAATCAGAATCAAGGCTGTTAACATAATTAACGAGCCCAGGATTTTCAAAGGCATCTTTGCTATAATTAAGCCTTTTCTGAAGGAGAAGATGGCAGAGAGG TACATCCTCCACGGCTCAGACCTGCGCTCTCTGCACCGGAGCATCCCCCGGTCGGTTCTGCCGGAGGAGTACGGCGGCACCGCTGGCCAACTGGACATGGGTGCGTGGTCCAGACTGCTGCTGGACTGTGAGGAGGAATTTATAGTGGAGTTCTGCCAGCCAGATCCACTAGAGGGTGTGGTGCTCCCAGACTCCATGCTGTTTGAAGGCGAGCAGGCCAGCGGGCAGGACGACGACATCTTCAGGGGGCTGCGCTCTCAACTTTATTACTGTTACTGA
- the ttpal gene encoding alpha-tocopherol transfer protein-like isoform X2, with protein MADQHESIDLRSPADPPAAAEHSWFPGPPPPIYSCSLTPELVAKAREELQEKPEWRLRDVQALRDMILKEQPNLRTRLDDAFLLRFLRARKFDYDRALQLLLNYHAGRKAWPEVFQDLKPSTVKHVLDLGFLTVLPQPDPNGRYILCLRPGKWKPNDYPFVDNVRAIYLTLEKLIQPEETQVNGIVILADYTGVGMSQASNPGPFLAKKVVSILQDGFPIRIKAVNIINEPRIFKGIFAIIKPFLKEKMAERYILHGSDLRSLHRSIPRSVLPEEYGGTAGQLDMGAWSRLLLDCEEEFIVEFCQPDPLEGVVLPDSMLFEGEQASGQDDDIFRGLRSQLYYCY; from the exons ATGGCCGATCAGCATGAGTCCATCGATCTCAGGTCTCCAGCGGaccctccagcagctgcagaacACAGCTGGTTCCCTGGACCCCCTCCTCCCATCTACTCCTGCAGTCTGACCCCTGAGCTGGTGGCCAAGGCACGGGAGGAGCTCCAGGAGAAACCAGAATGGCGTCTCCGAGATGTCCAAGCACTGAGAGACATGATACtgaag GAACAACCCAATCTCAGGACGAGGCTGGACGACGCCTTCCTCCTGCGCTTCCTGCGGGCCAGGAAGTTTGACTACGACCGGgccctgcagctgctgctcaaTTACCATGCGGGACGTAAGGCCTGGCCAGAGGTGTTCCAGGACCTGAAGCCGTCCACGGTGAAACACGTCCTGGACCTGGGCTTCCTCACGGTCCTGCCTCAGCCGGACCCCAACGGAAGATACATCCTCTGTCTCCGTCCGG GAAAATGGAAGCCGAATGATTATCCGTTTGTCGACAATGTGAGGGCCATTTATCTGACTCTGGAGAAGCTGATCCAGCCGGAGGAAACTCAAGTGAACGGTATCGTCATTTTAGCTGACTACACCGGAGTGGGCATGTCACAAGCATCCAATCCAGGCCCATTCCTTGCCAAAAAAGTTGTGAGCATCCTCCAG GATGGGTTTCCAATCAGAATCAAGGCTGTTAACATAATTAACGAGCCCAGGATTTTCAAAGGCATCTTTGCTATAATTAAGCCTTTTCTGAAGGAGAAGATGGCAGAGAGG TACATCCTCCACGGCTCAGACCTGCGCTCTCTGCACCGGAGCATCCCCCGGTCGGTTCTGCCGGAGGAGTACGGCGGCACCGCTGGCCAACTGGACATGGGTGCGTGGTCCAGACTGCTGCTGGACTGTGAGGAGGAATTTATAGTGGAGTTCTGCCAGCCAGATCCACTAGAGGGTGTGGTGCTCCCAGACTCCATGCTGTTTGAAGGCGAGCAGGCCAGCGGGCAGGACGACGACATCTTCAGGGGGCTGCGCTCTCAACTTTATTACTGTTACTGA